The nucleotide sequence CAACGAAGACCGCATTCTTTATTGGTTAGATACCGGAGCTCAACCAACCGACACTGTACGTAAAATTCTTCGTCGCGAAGGTATTTTATACAAGCGCCATCTCATAAACTGGGGCAAAAGTGAAGAAGAAGTTGAAGCTGCATTAGCGGAATGGAAAGAATACAGAGATTCCAAAAAAGAAGACGCCGCCAGCCGAAAAGAAGATTACAAAGCCGTACTTGCTGCTGAAGAGAAAGAATACAAAGAACAGCTTCAGAAAAAAGCCAAGCAAGCTGCTGCAGAAGTAGAAGCTGAAAAAGCAGCCGAGGAAGCTGAAGAGAAAGAAGCTCCAAAAACGGAAGCTGAAGAAATTGAAGCCGCTTTAGAAGGTGCTGAAGCCGACAAATCAGAAGAGACTGAGGCTAAAGAAGAAAAAGCCGAAGCTGCTGAAGAGGCCGAGGAAACGGAAGCTACTGAAACTGAAGAGGAAACTACCGAGGCAGAAGCCGAAGAAGAATCTTCAGATAAAGCAGAAGAGGTTGAAGCTAAAGAAGAAACTCAGGAAGAAGACAAAAAAGAAGAAGAACCTGAGGAAGAAACAACTGAAGCTGCCGAAGAAGAGTCTGATGACGCAGAAGAAGAAACCAAAGATGAAGAACCGGCTGAAGAAAAAGCCGAAGAAACATCCGGACAGGTTTCTACTGATATGACTGCAAAAGAGGCTATCGACCATATCAAGGATACAGATTTGGAAGACCTAAAAGGATTTGTACCAGACGATGAAGACCGTGTAACGGTTCAGCGTGCCTGGGAAAGTAAACAAGAAGGATAATTTAATATCCGGCGCCTATGAATCGGGACGCCAATACACCGGGCTTTATTCAGGTGGGACATGTATTACGTTCCCACGGACTTGAGGGCGAACTCAAAGTTTTCTTTGATGTGAGTGATCCTCAGGAAATTGAAAACCTGAAGCTGGTTTATTTGCGAAATGACAGAGGTGACTTCTACCCTGCACGTATTACAGATATGCGTGTTGAGGGAAAAAGAAATGATATTTCGTTCTTTGTACAATTTGACCATATCGCTGATCGCACCGGTGCTGAAGCTTTAAAAAACCGCGGTATTTTCCTTGAAGTTGAAAATGCCGAGCCTTTTTTAAAAGTAAACAGTGAAACCGAAGATTCATTAGTTGATCAT is from Gracilimonas sp. and encodes:
- the rpsP gene encoding 30S ribosomal protein S16, whose amino-acid sequence is MLRIRLQRKGRKKRPIWHIVVAEKSYARDGRIVEQVGRYDNVTEKKEVVLNEDRILYWLDTGAQPTDTVRKILRREGILYKRHLINWGKSEEEVEAALAEWKEYRDSKKEDAASRKEDYKAVLAAEEKEYKEQLQKKAKQAAAEVEAEKAAEEAEEKEAPKTEAEEIEAALEGAEADKSEETEAKEEKAEAAEEAEETEATETEEETTEAEAEEESSDKAEEVEAKEETQEEDKKEEEPEEETTEAAEEESDDAEEETKDEEPAEEKAEETSGQVSTDMTAKEAIDHIKDTDLEDLKGFVPDDEDRVTVQRAWESKQEG
- the rimM gene encoding ribosome maturation factor RimM (Essential for efficient processing of 16S rRNA), with product MNRDANTPGFIQVGHVLRSHGLEGELKVFFDVSDPQEIENLKLVYLRNDRGDFYPARITDMRVEGKRNDISFFVQFDHIADRTGAEALKNRGIFLEVENAEPFLKVNSETEDSLVDHEVFDDDESIGLVIDVMNNPAHPILVVATTSGSRLIPYVDHFVKTTSDGNIYCQNLDELEGI